Below is a window of Nitrospinota bacterium DNA.
TATCAGCAAATCCGCCTATCTGCTCAAAGAGCTCTTTTCTTATAAAGAGGCCCTGATCGCCATAGGGGATCCTGGTTATCCGTGATCTCAGATTTGCAACCTTCTCTATAATTCTAAAACGAAATGAGGGATGTTCAATGTTTAAAAAGAATGCTCCTGCTGAAACTTGTTTATCATTAAGTCTTTCTCTTATTAGCTCAAACCCATCTTTTGGTAGGAGACAATCAGCATGAAGAAAAAGGAGTATGTTGCCATTGGCTT
It encodes the following:
- a CDS encoding glycosyltransferase family 2 protein, whose product is ANGNILLFLHADCLLPKDGFELIRERLNDKQVSAGAFFLNIEHPSFRFRIIEKVANLRSRITRIPYGDQGLFIRKELFEQIGGFADIPLMEDIEISRRLKKIGKIVFLRTPIKASPRRWLKEGLIYTTLRDWIVAILYIFLKVSPEKLTKHYKDAR